One window from the genome of Pedobacter schmidteae encodes:
- a CDS encoding DeoR/GlpR family DNA-binding transcription regulator translates to MINIAERHQYILNKIQTEGSIDVQSLCKTLDVSSVTIRKDLKLLEDKNLLYRTHGGATLNNPYTVDKPVNEKELLQSAEKMKIGALAAALIEDNDSIIIASGTTVLAMARCIKPKGSLTVITSALNVALELLDHSDVEIIQLGGLVRKSSASVAGPYSDNVLGNVFCSKLYLGVDGIDLDFGLTTTNASEAQLNRQMIESSQKIIVLADSTKFGKRGFGRICGIEEVDHIITDDGISDQIKKGLESHGIKVSII, encoded by the coding sequence ATGATCAACATAGCTGAAAGACATCAATATATTTTAAATAAAATTCAGACTGAGGGCTCTATAGATGTACAGTCACTGTGCAAAACACTGGATGTTTCATCTGTAACCATACGCAAGGACCTGAAACTTTTAGAGGATAAAAACTTACTCTACAGAACGCACGGAGGGGCTACATTAAACAACCCTTACACAGTAGATAAACCGGTAAATGAAAAGGAGCTTTTACAATCGGCAGAAAAAATGAAGATCGGCGCTTTGGCTGCCGCGCTGATTGAAGACAATGACTCTATCATTATTGCATCCGGAACAACAGTGCTGGCAATGGCACGCTGCATTAAACCCAAAGGCAGTTTAACCGTAATCACTTCTGCATTGAATGTAGCATTGGAACTGTTGGATCATAGCGATGTAGAAATTATTCAGCTTGGCGGCCTGGTAAGAAAGAGTTCGGCTTCGGTTGCTGGTCCTTATTCCGACAATGTGCTGGGCAATGTTTTCTGCAGCAAGCTGTATCTTGGCGTGGATGGTATTGATCTTGACTTTGGCCTAACCACTACCAATGCCTCTGAAGCCCAACTTAACCGACAGATGATCGAATCTTCACAAAAAATTATTGTATTAGCCGATTCAACCAAATTTGGCAAACGGGGCTTTGGAAGAATATGCGGCATCGAAGAAGTAGACCACATCATTACTGACGATGGAATATCAGATCAGATAAAAAAGGGGTTGGAAAGCCACGGTATTAAGGTTTCCATCATTTAA
- a CDS encoding polyprenyl synthetase family protein: MPGINQIKLPIAADIAAFEEKFKASMHSDAPLLDRITHYIVKRKGKQIRPMFVFFAAKLCGGIIESTHRGAALVELLHTATLVHDDVVDNAYERRGFFSINALWKNKIAVLVGDYLLAKGLLLSVNNSEFRLLQIVSEAVKQMSEGELLQIEKVRRMDISEELYFDVIRQKTASLIASCCACGAASAGADEETIEKMRLFGEKVGIAFQIKDDTFDFGTDDVGKPLGIDIKEKKVTLPLIYALNRAEKTEKKRIINLVKNHQEEPAKIQEIIDFVNAKEGVRYANDKMMHYQQEAFDILHSFEPGDARTGLEQLVRYTTERRK; this comes from the coding sequence ATGCCGGGAATCAATCAGATAAAATTGCCAATCGCAGCTGATATTGCTGCTTTTGAAGAGAAATTTAAAGCTTCCATGCATAGCGATGCACCCTTGCTGGACAGAATTACACATTACATTGTAAAACGTAAAGGAAAGCAAATCAGACCTATGTTTGTTTTTTTTGCGGCGAAGCTTTGTGGAGGTATCATAGAATCGACCCATAGAGGGGCTGCACTGGTAGAGTTGTTGCATACTGCTACCCTGGTGCACGATGATGTGGTGGATAATGCTTACGAGCGTAGAGGCTTTTTTTCCATCAATGCATTATGGAAAAATAAGATTGCTGTCTTGGTTGGCGATTACCTGCTGGCCAAAGGCTTGCTGTTGTCGGTAAACAATTCCGAATTCCGCTTGCTGCAAATTGTCTCAGAAGCTGTAAAACAAATGAGCGAGGGTGAGTTGCTGCAGATTGAAAAAGTGAGAAGGATGGATATCAGCGAGGAACTTTATTTTGACGTGATCAGGCAAAAAACAGCTTCATTAATAGCTTCCTGCTGTGCCTGTGGTGCAGCATCGGCGGGAGCTGATGAGGAAACCATTGAAAAGATGCGCTTGTTTGGCGAAAAGGTAGGGATAGCTTTTCAAATCAAAGATGATACGTTTGATTTTGGAACCGATGATGTTGGCAAGCCACTGGGCATCGATATTAAGGAGAAGAAAGTAACCTTGCCCTTGATTTACGCTTTGAACAGGGCCGAAAAAACAGAAAAGAAAAGGATCATCAATCTGGTGAAAAACCATCAGGAAGAACCTGCCAAGATACAGGAGATTATCGATTTTGTGAATGCAAAAGAGGGCGTCCGTTACGCCAACGATAAAATGATGCACTATCAGCAGGAAGCTTTTGATATCTTACATAGTTTTGAGCCCGGCGACGCCAGAACCGGGCTGGAGCAATTGGTGCGTTATACCACTGAACGTAGAAAGTAA
- a CDS encoding rhodanese-like domain-containing protein: MKVEQIYTGCLAEAAYYIESNGEAAIIDPLREVEPYLKKAQKDQASIKYIFETHFHADFVSGHVDLAEKSGAEIVYGPTAKTVFKSHIAADGEQFKIGELTITVLHTPGHTPESTTYLLTDKDGKPYSIFTGDTLFIGDVGRPDLAQQGDLTMEDMAGTLYDSLQNKILTLPDDVLVYPAHGAGSACGKNMSKETFDTLGNQKKSNYALKASSKAQFIKEVTDGILPPPQYFAKNAAMNKQGYERVDDVYEKGLKPLSPEAFEEQANLTGALVLDTRDPQVFAKGFIPSSVNIGLNGQFAPWVGALITDLKQPLLLLVEEGKEEEAITRLARVGYDNTIGYLTGGIEAWQAAGKEVDSIKSISAAEFEAVVQKDAAIKVLDVRKPGEYEAEHLEMTMTRPLDYINDWTAEIDLKDTYYIHCAGGYRSMIAASILKARGLEHVVDVAGGYGALKSTGLTRTDFACPSKAMKV, from the coding sequence ATGAAAGTAGAGCAAATTTATACAGGATGTTTGGCAGAAGCTGCCTATTATATAGAAAGTAATGGAGAGGCGGCTATTATTGATCCTTTAAGAGAGGTGGAGCCTTATCTTAAAAAGGCGCAGAAAGACCAGGCCAGCATTAAATATATTTTTGAAACCCATTTTCATGCCGATTTCGTTTCGGGGCATGTTGACCTGGCCGAAAAATCGGGGGCGGAGATTGTGTATGGTCCAACGGCCAAAACTGTTTTTAAGTCGCACATAGCAGCCGATGGCGAGCAGTTTAAAATTGGGGAGCTGACGATTACAGTGTTGCATACCCCGGGACATACACCTGAGTCGACCACTTATTTGCTGACAGATAAAGACGGAAAACCTTATAGTATTTTTACTGGTGATACCTTATTTATTGGTGATGTAGGCCGACCGGATCTGGCCCAGCAGGGTGACTTGACCATGGAGGATATGGCGGGAACTTTATATGATTCGTTGCAAAACAAAATATTGACCCTGCCTGATGACGTGTTGGTATACCCGGCGCATGGTGCAGGATCGGCTTGTGGCAAAAACATGAGTAAGGAGACTTTCGATACACTTGGCAATCAAAAGAAATCGAATTATGCCCTTAAGGCTTCGTCTAAAGCGCAGTTTATCAAAGAGGTTACGGATGGTATTTTACCTCCACCACAATATTTTGCCAAAAATGCAGCTATGAACAAGCAGGGCTACGAACGGGTAGACGATGTTTACGAAAAAGGTTTAAAGCCGCTATCTCCGGAAGCATTTGAAGAACAGGCAAATTTGACCGGAGCTTTGGTGCTGGATACCAGAGACCCTCAGGTGTTTGCAAAAGGGTTTATACCATCTTCGGTAAATATTGGCCTGAATGGCCAATTTGCCCCTTGGGTGGGTGCTTTGATAACTGATTTAAAGCAGCCTTTATTACTGTTGGTTGAGGAAGGTAAAGAAGAAGAAGCCATTACGCGTTTGGCCAGGGTAGGTTATGACAATACCATTGGCTATCTGACAGGTGGTATAGAAGCCTGGCAGGCTGCAGGGAAGGAAGTGGACAGCATCAAATCTATAAGCGCAGCAGAGTTTGAGGCGGTTGTTCAGAAAGATGCAGCAATTAAAGTATTGGATGTGAGAAAGCCTGGGGAATACGAGGCTGAACATCTGGAAATGACCATGACCCGGCCGCTGGATTATATCAACGACTGGACAGCTGAGATAGATTTGAAAGATACTTATTATATACATTGTGCTGGCGGTTACCGCTCTATGATTGCGGCCTCGATTTTAAAAGCCCGCGGATTGGAGCATGTGGTAGATGTTGCAGGTGGTTACGGCGCTTTGAAAAGTACCGGGTTGACGCGGACTGATTTTGCCTGCCCTTCTAAAGCAATGAAAGTCTAA
- a CDS encoding asparaginase: MTKILIIYTGGTIGMVNDSNTGTLVPFNFKQIQQNVPELARLDYELEIHSFDPIMDSSNMHPDIWAKLASLIFTRYDEFDGFVILHGSDTMAFTASALSFMLQNLSKPVILTGSQLPIGEIRTDAKENLITALEIAAMKEKGKAKIPEVCIYFDSQLFRGNRSIKYNSEKFEAFRSPNYPILAEAGVHLTFFNNYILPQPDQELQVLLDFNSNIGVLKMYPGISQQAVMAITHSSVDAIVLETFGSGNTTTAAWFINCLQEAINSGKIIVDISQCQRGSVELGKYETSKQLQQMGVVSGYDMTFEATITKLMYLMAQGHSNVEVVKLMERSLRGELTAS; the protein is encoded by the coding sequence ATGACCAAAATACTCATCATATACACGGGCGGAACTATAGGTATGGTAAATGATTCCAATACCGGAACCCTTGTCCCTTTTAATTTTAAACAGATACAGCAAAATGTACCTGAACTGGCCAGACTGGACTATGAATTGGAGATCCATTCTTTTGATCCGATTATGGATTCGTCAAATATGCATCCTGATATCTGGGCAAAGTTGGCTAGTCTGATCTTTACGCGGTATGATGAGTTTGATGGCTTTGTGATTTTGCACGGTTCGGATACTATGGCGTTTACCGCATCGGCGCTAAGCTTTATGCTGCAAAACCTAAGTAAGCCGGTTATCCTTACCGGTTCGCAGCTGCCGATAGGAGAGATCAGGACCGATGCAAAAGAGAACCTGATTACGGCACTGGAAATTGCTGCAATGAAGGAGAAAGGAAAAGCCAAGATTCCGGAGGTTTGTATTTACTTCGATTCGCAATTGTTTAGGGGCAACCGTTCTATTAAATACAATTCCGAAAAGTTTGAGGCATTTCGTTCTCCCAACTATCCTATATTGGCCGAAGCTGGTGTGCATTTGACTTTTTTCAACAATTATATTTTGCCGCAACCCGATCAGGAACTGCAGGTGTTGCTTGATTTTAATTCCAATATTGGGGTGTTAAAAATGTATCCGGGCATTTCGCAGCAGGCGGTAATGGCCATTACGCATTCTTCGGTAGACGCTATCGTTTTAGAAACTTTCGGATCTGGCAATACCACTACGGCAGCCTGGTTTATCAATTGTTTGCAGGAGGCCATTAATAGTGGTAAAATTATTGTCGATATTTCGCAATGCCAGCGTGGTTCGGTTGAATTGGGTAAATATGAGACCAGTAAGCAGCTACAGCAAATGGGAGTAGTAAGCGGCTACGATATGACTTTTGAAGCTACAATTACCAAGCTGATGTATCTGATGGCCCAGGGACATAGTAATGTTGAAGTGGTTAAATTGATGGAGCGCTCACTTCGCGGAGAGTTAACTGCGTCGTAA
- a CDS encoding TatD family hydrolase: protein MLLTDTHTHLYYETDEEKLDQLMQRCFDHQIERLFLPNVDVASIAKIDGLVKKYPNNCFAMAGLHPCDVKENYEEVLDEICQSIADREIYAIGEIGIDLYWDKSTLAFQQAAFREQIKWAKDLDLPIVIHCREAFDEIFEILEEEKDEQLRGILHCFTGNLEQANRAIALGFYLGIGGVVTYKKAGLDEVLKHVPLANLVLETDSPYLAPVPYRGKPNESSYLIHIAQKLAEVYETSVEEIAAVTTANSISVFKI from the coding sequence ATGCTTTTAACCGATACCCATACTCATCTGTATTACGAAACCGACGAGGAAAAACTAGACCAGCTGATGCAGCGCTGTTTTGATCATCAAATCGAGCGTTTGTTTTTGCCCAATGTGGATGTCGCATCCATCGCAAAAATTGATGGCTTGGTAAAAAAATACCCTAACAATTGCTTTGCAATGGCGGGTTTGCATCCTTGTGATGTAAAGGAAAATTATGAGGAGGTTTTGGATGAAATTTGTCAGAGTATCGCCGATAGAGAGATTTATGCTATTGGAGAGATTGGGATAGATCTTTATTGGGATAAAAGTACATTGGCGTTTCAACAGGCTGCATTCCGCGAGCAGATTAAATGGGCAAAAGATCTTGATCTGCCCATTGTAATCCATTGCCGGGAAGCTTTTGATGAAATCTTTGAGATTCTGGAGGAAGAAAAGGATGAACAGCTAAGAGGTATTTTGCATTGTTTTACCGGGAATCTTGAACAGGCCAACAGGGCAATTGCCCTGGGTTTCTATCTGGGAATTGGCGGTGTGGTTACCTATAAAAAAGCAGGGCTGGACGAGGTTTTAAAGCATGTTCCTTTGGCCAATCTGGTGCTTGAAACAGACTCGCCTTATCTGGCGCCTGTACCTTACCGGGGTAAACCAAACGAAAGTAGTTACCTGATACATATTGCACAGAAGCTGGCCGAGGTGTATGAAACCAGCGTAGAGGAAATAGCTGCGGTAACTACTGCAAATTCTATCAGCGTTTTTAAAATTTAA
- a CDS encoding FKBP-type peptidyl-prolyl cis-trans isomerase — protein sequence MKKGIVILFAAALGLAACNNYKKGPGGLSYIIHKDGGNAKIKEGDIVKLNFIQKSEKDSVMFNTWDMEQPQVFPVAKKVYAGDMNDVLTLFGEGDSATFKLDLDTMAARSGQPKPPGTKDKYIVFTIKVEKVLAKAAGEADSTFQKKARDFFEKDYKASIDKKKGAEAGKIKKYIADNNLKTTTTASGLQYVISKPGDAVKPALGDTMMVNYTGKLTTKKSDGKDNIFDTSDEKIAKEAGKHNPMAQYGARPITLGRAIPGFDEGLQLIGKGGKITLIIPSNLAYGEGGMPQGGISPFSPLVFEVELTDIKKPVAAPVTAPVTAPPVAPTAKVK from the coding sequence ATGAAGAAAGGTATAGTAATTCTTTTCGCAGCTGCACTTGGATTAGCTGCTTGTAACAACTACAAAAAAGGCCCGGGAGGCCTGTCGTACATCATCCATAAAGATGGCGGAAATGCAAAAATTAAAGAAGGTGATATTGTTAAATTGAACTTTATACAAAAAAGCGAGAAAGATTCTGTGATGTTTAATACATGGGATATGGAACAGCCTCAGGTATTTCCGGTTGCTAAAAAAGTTTACGCCGGTGACATGAACGATGTGCTTACTTTGTTTGGAGAGGGCGACAGTGCTACATTTAAATTGGATCTGGATACCATGGCTGCGCGTTCTGGTCAGCCGAAACCTCCGGGCACAAAAGACAAATACATTGTATTTACCATTAAAGTAGAAAAAGTATTGGCTAAAGCTGCTGGTGAAGCAGATTCAACTTTCCAGAAAAAAGCAAGAGACTTTTTTGAAAAAGATTACAAAGCAAGTATCGATAAGAAAAAAGGTGCTGAAGCTGGTAAAATCAAAAAATACATTGCTGACAATAACCTGAAAACCACTACAACGGCTTCTGGCTTACAATATGTAATCAGCAAACCGGGTGATGCAGTAAAGCCTGCTTTAGGTGATACCATGATGGTAAACTATACTGGTAAATTAACTACTAAAAAATCAGATGGTAAAGACAATATTTTCGATACCAGTGATGAAAAAATTGCTAAAGAAGCAGGTAAACACAATCCAATGGCGCAATATGGCGCGCGTCCTATCACTTTAGGAAGAGCAATCCCTGGATTTGATGAAGGTTTACAATTGATCGGAAAAGGTGGAAAAATCACTTTGATTATTCCTTCAAATCTGGCTTATGGCGAAGGTGGTATGCCTCAGGGTGGTATCAGTCCTTTCTCTCCACTTGTATTTGAAGTAGAGTTAACAGACATCAAAAAACCAGTTGCTGCACCTGTAACCGCTCCGGTAACTGCGCCTCCAGTTGCTCCTACAGCAAAAGTTAAATAA
- a CDS encoding bifunctional oligoribonuclease/PAP phosphatase NrnA, translating to MLSISEIKSLLATPQKIVITTHHKPDGDAMGSSLGLYAYLIQQGHHVKVITPSDYPYFLHWLPNNADVIIYTDELERSAKLVEEASLIFCLDFNTLSRINELGELVRASKAYKVMIDHHLDPEDFDDYRHWSISACAAAQLVYDFIVNELQDGDMMNKDIATCLYTGIMTDSGSFRFESANAAVYRIAADLIDLGAEHWRIHQLIYDNATENRLRFLGHCLSEKLEILREFNTAIIKVSKEELKAYQIVTGDTEGIVNYALSVNGIKLAAFIIERTDKVKLSLRSTGDFPANEICKRYFNGGGHRNAAGGYSDKNLEDTVLDFKALLVEYKNQLLQ from the coding sequence ATGCTATCTATTTCAGAAATAAAATCATTGCTGGCAACGCCGCAGAAAATTGTAATTACCACGCATCACAAGCCCGATGGCGACGCGATGGGGTCATCTTTGGGTTTGTATGCTTATCTGATTCAGCAAGGGCATCATGTTAAAGTGATTACGCCAAGCGATTATCCTTATTTTTTACATTGGCTGCCTAATAATGCAGATGTGATCATTTATACCGATGAGCTGGAACGTTCGGCAAAGTTGGTGGAAGAGGCTTCGCTGATTTTTTGTCTGGATTTTAATACCCTAAGTAGAATCAACGAACTGGGCGAATTGGTGAGGGCATCTAAAGCTTATAAAGTCATGATTGATCATCACCTCGATCCTGAAGATTTTGACGATTATCGTCACTGGAGTATTAGCGCTTGTGCTGCAGCCCAGCTGGTGTATGATTTTATTGTAAATGAATTGCAGGATGGAGACATGATGAACAAGGATATTGCAACTTGTTTATATACCGGTATCATGACCGATTCAGGCTCTTTCCGTTTTGAGTCGGCAAATGCTGCGGTTTACCGCATTGCGGCAGATTTAATTGATTTGGGGGCCGAGCATTGGAGAATTCATCAGCTGATATACGATAATGCCACAGAAAACCGTTTACGCTTTTTAGGGCACTGTTTAAGTGAAAAGCTGGAAATATTGAGGGAATTTAATACAGCTATTATTAAGGTTAGTAAAGAAGAACTGAAAGCCTATCAAATTGTAACAGGCGATACAGAGGGTATTGTGAATTATGCTTTGTCAGTAAATGGTATTAAATTGGCCGCATTTATTATTGAAAGAACTGATAAAGTTAAATTATCTTTGCGCTCCACAGGAGATTTTCCTGCAAATGAGATTTGTAAACGATACTTTAACGGAGGAGGGCACCGAAATGCTGCCGGAGGGTATTCAGATAAAAATTTAGAAGATACCGTGCTTGATTTTAAAGCACTTTTAGTAGAATATAAAAACCAATTGCTGCAGTAA
- a CDS encoding nucleoside-diphosphate kinase — protein sequence MSTNRTFTMIKPDAVANGHIGAIINDITAAGFKIIALKYTKLTAETAGKFYEVHAARPFYKDLVDFMSSGPIVAAILEKDNAIEDFRKLIGATNPAEAAEGTIRQKYAKSIDANAVHGSDSDENAQIEGDFFFTAAERF from the coding sequence ATGAGTACAAACAGAACTTTTACCATGATCAAGCCTGATGCGGTTGCAAACGGCCATATTGGTGCTATCATTAACGACATCACTGCTGCAGGTTTTAAAATCATTGCATTAAAGTATACTAAACTAACTGCTGAAACTGCAGGTAAGTTTTACGAAGTACACGCGGCTCGTCCTTTTTACAAAGATTTAGTTGACTTTATGTCATCAGGTCCTATTGTTGCCGCTATTTTAGAAAAAGACAATGCTATTGAAGATTTCAGAAAATTAATCGGCGCTACCAACCCTGCAGAAGCAGCTGAAGGTACTATCCGTCAGAAATATGCGAAATCAATTGACGCCAATGCAGTTCACGGTTCTGATTCTGACGAAAACGCACAAATTGAAGGCGATTTCTTCTTTACTGCTGCTGAGCGTTTCTAA
- a CDS encoding FKBP-type peptidyl-prolyl cis-trans isomerase gives MKKTIITLMLPFCALALNAQTKAKPGTAKKTTSPAKKTATGMVFKSTLDSASYAFGNTMATSMKNDGLNSLNYDMLVRGLKDAFGNATPLIPKEKSQAAINNLFVTVSKQKHAPTIAEGKSFLEKNKMQSGVQTTPSGLQYQVINRGTGIRPKATDTVLVNYRGTLLNGKQFDSSYDRNEPLSLPLNGVIAGWTEGVQLMQTGSKYKFFIPYNLAYGERGAGQDIPPYSTLIFEIELLKVNGK, from the coding sequence ATGAAGAAAACTATTATTACCCTTATGCTTCCTTTTTGCGCCCTTGCGCTAAACGCTCAAACCAAGGCAAAACCCGGTACGGCAAAAAAAACTACATCTCCGGCCAAAAAAACGGCTACCGGAATGGTGTTTAAATCAACTTTAGATTCGGCCAGCTATGCTTTTGGCAATACTATGGCCACCAGTATGAAAAACGACGGATTAAACAGCTTGAATTATGACATGCTGGTTAGAGGCTTAAAAGACGCCTTTGGAAATGCAACACCACTGATTCCCAAAGAAAAATCACAAGCAGCTATCAATAATCTGTTTGTAACCGTAAGCAAACAAAAACATGCCCCTACTATTGCAGAAGGAAAATCCTTTTTAGAAAAAAATAAAATGCAGTCGGGTGTGCAGACCACTCCAAGTGGATTGCAATATCAGGTTATCAACAGAGGAACAGGCATCAGGCCAAAGGCTACCGACACCGTATTGGTTAATTACCGCGGGACATTGTTGAACGGCAAACAGTTCGACAGCTCTTACGACAGAAATGAGCCACTTTCATTACCGCTAAATGGGGTTATTGCAGGCTGGACAGAAGGTGTGCAATTGATGCAAACAGGTTCAAAATATAAATTCTTTATTCCATATAACCTTGCTTATGGCGAACGTGGTGCAGGACAAGACATCCCGCCTTACAGCACGCTGATATTTGAAATTGAACTGCTAAAAGTAAACGGCAAATAG
- a CDS encoding DUF721 domain-containing protein codes for MRKPNDITLKEGIGKLLNVYKLKGKFDETSVVALWPELMGNAIANRTTQIYVSQKKLFVRIESSVIKNEMLMVRTGIIQKINERAGSEVIVDIIFL; via the coding sequence ATGCGTAAACCCAATGACATCACTTTAAAAGAAGGCATAGGCAAATTGCTGAATGTGTACAAATTGAAAGGCAAATTCGATGAAACCTCGGTTGTAGCTTTGTGGCCCGAGTTGATGGGAAATGCAATTGCCAACCGGACAACACAAATCTACGTTTCACAAAAGAAGCTATTCGTGAGGATCGAATCATCTGTGATCAAAAATGAGATGCTGATGGTAAGAACCGGCATCATTCAAAAAATAAATGAACGAGCCGGATCTGAAGTGATTGTAGATATTATATTTCTTTAA
- the recF gene encoding DNA replication/repair protein RecF (All proteins in this family for which functions are known are DNA-binding proteins that assist the filamentation of RecA onto DNA for the initiation of recombination or recombinational repair.) → MWLKNITLLNFKNYTDANVSFSKTVNAFVGDNGAGKTNLLDAIHYLCLCKGYFNPIDTQQIKSGHDLFLIQGDFDRQDKSEKITCGVKRNQKKQFKRNKKEYDKLANHIGLFPLVMISPYDTNIIMEGSEERRRFMDNVISQTDTNYLDELIMYNRHLLNRNALLKQIAITRSYDPTLLEIYNEQLVASGIRIYAKRQQFMAEFIPLFDRYYQFLTDDKETVSLQYQSQLNDTPFEQLLQQTIEKDKILERTTTGVHKDELIFTLSDMPLKKFGSQGQQKSFLIALKLAQYAYLQKYKGFKPLLLLDDIFDKLDDNRMHKLMEMVSHHDFGQIFITDTGKERVETVFNNIKVPITLFEVTNGAVNHA, encoded by the coding sequence ATGTGGTTAAAAAATATTACCCTTCTGAATTTTAAGAACTATACAGATGCAAATGTGAGTTTTTCGAAAACCGTAAATGCATTTGTAGGAGATAATGGAGCAGGTAAAACGAATTTACTGGATGCCATTCATTACCTGTGTTTGTGTAAGGGATATTTTAATCCTATTGATACCCAGCAGATAAAATCTGGTCATGATCTTTTTTTAATTCAGGGAGATTTTGACCGTCAGGACAAAAGTGAGAAAATTACCTGTGGGGTAAAGCGCAACCAGAAAAAACAATTTAAGCGGAACAAGAAAGAATACGATAAGCTGGCCAATCATATTGGCTTGTTTCCACTGGTGATGATTTCTCCTTATGATACCAATATTATTATGGAGGGAAGTGAAGAGCGCAGGCGGTTTATGGACAATGTGATCTCGCAAACGGATACAAATTACCTGGACGAGCTGATTATGTATAATCGCCACCTGTTGAACCGCAATGCATTGTTGAAACAAATAGCCATCACCCGCAGTTATGATCCTACATTACTGGAAATTTATAATGAACAGTTGGTGGCTTCAGGGATCAGGATTTATGCCAAGCGGCAACAGTTTATGGCCGAGTTTATTCCTTTGTTTGATCGGTATTACCAGTTTTTGACCGATGACAAAGAAACGGTAAGTCTGCAGTATCAAAGTCAGTTAAATGACACCCCTTTTGAGCAATTGTTGCAGCAAACCATAGAAAAGGATAAAATACTGGAAAGAACTACTACAGGAGTGCATAAAGATGAACTGATCTTTACCCTATCAGATATGCCTTTGAAAAAGTTTGGTTCACAAGGGCAGCAAAAATCTTTTTTAATTGCATTAAAATTGGCGCAATATGCTTATCTTCAGAAGTATAAAGGTTTTAAGCCTTTGCTGTTGCTGGATGATATTTTTGATAAATTGGACGACAACAGAATGCATAAACTGATGGAAATGGTATCTCATCATGATTTTGGACAAATATTTATCACCGATACCGGAAAAGAGCGTGTGGAGACCGTGTTTAATAACATTAAGGTGCCAATCACTTTATTTGAGGTCACTAACGGAGCTGTGAATCATGCGTAA
- a CDS encoding tetratricopeptide repeat protein, with amino-acid sequence MTTTEKEINQPVRKGSFLEENSKSLLFIAGAIVVLIGIYFWYQNVYLKNRAEEASAKMYKAEQYIGGPDSLANKAINGEGGYPGLEKIAEEYDNTKSANLANLYLGGIYLRKGEYKKATEVLGKYAETGSAVADPLALGLLGDAYSELKDFKQAATYYKKAADKLSNKFTSPMFLKKLGLVYENLKDFKNAEEAYTKIKTQYPESQEAAMIDEYIARASAQAK; translated from the coding sequence ATGACTACAACAGAAAAAGAAATAAATCAGCCAGTAAGAAAGGGCTCTTTTTTAGAAGAAAACTCAAAAAGCCTTTTATTTATTGCAGGTGCAATTGTAGTATTAATAGGTATTTACTTCTGGTATCAGAACGTTTATCTTAAAAACAGGGCCGAAGAGGCATCTGCAAAAATGTACAAAGCTGAGCAATACATTGGTGGTCCGGATTCTTTAGCCAACAAAGCGATCAATGGCGAAGGTGGTTACCCTGGTCTTGAAAAAATTGCAGAGGAGTATGACAATACCAAATCGGCAAACCTTGCCAACCTATATCTTGGCGGCATTTATCTGCGCAAAGGTGAATATAAAAAAGCTACTGAGGTTTTAGGCAAATATGCTGAGACAGGAAGTGCAGTTGCAGATCCATTGGCGCTAGGCCTTTTAGGTGATGCTTATAGCGAGCTGAAAGATTTTAAACAAGCAGCTACTTATTATAAAAAAGCAGCCGACAAATTGAGCAACAAGTTTACTTCACCAATGTTCCTTAAAAAACTTGGTCTGGTATACGAGAATCTTAAAGACTTTAAAAATGCCGAGGAAGCATACACTAAAATAAAAACTCAGTATCCTGAGAGCCAGGAAGCTGCAATGATTGACGAATATATTGCACGTGCCTCTGCACAGGCAAAATAG